A window of the Gemmatirosa kalamazoonensis genome harbors these coding sequences:
- a CDS encoding HAMP domain-containing sensor histidine kinase, producing the protein MRLTRFFLLSLLGCLAAFVLVALATVGELTRAATRGAVSPTIVTRVEVAAQRGVLIAAIAAIVAAVLVTWLFRHRVARPLAAVRDSARALASADGSVRYTVHGDELTELARALDGVRARLGEHARARTVEADLLVALRESLSEGIVAVSASGTVVYVNDAARRLLDLKSPVPFSVDHLPRDRDLRETLREALAGQEAGPVELIVSGRHLALAAHPLADAAGAALTVFDLGPMRRLEAIRRDFVANVSHELKTPLTVVGGFAETLADDDVAPADRRRFAETIRVNAQRMQRIVDELLDLSRIESGGWRPMPERLDVATAAEEASVTARDAAAAKRVGFAVLVEPGAARAWADATALRQVLTNLVENAVRHTASGAVTVVARRDDTRRGVWIGVRDTGCGIEPEHLPRIFERFYRVDPARSREAGGTGLGLSIVKHLVEAHGGEVRATSAPGAGTTIEGFFPDAANHGT; encoded by the coding sequence GTGCGCCTCACCCGCTTCTTCCTTCTCTCGCTGCTCGGCTGTCTCGCCGCGTTCGTGCTCGTCGCGCTCGCGACCGTCGGCGAGCTCACACGGGCCGCGACGCGCGGCGCGGTGAGTCCGACGATCGTCACGCGCGTCGAGGTCGCGGCCCAGCGCGGCGTGCTGATCGCCGCGATCGCCGCCATCGTCGCCGCGGTGCTCGTGACGTGGCTGTTCCGCCATCGAGTCGCGCGCCCGCTCGCCGCGGTGCGCGACTCGGCCCGTGCGCTCGCCTCGGCGGACGGGTCGGTGCGCTACACCGTGCACGGAGACGAGCTCACGGAGCTCGCCCGCGCGCTCGACGGCGTGCGCGCGCGACTCGGCGAGCACGCGCGCGCGCGCACGGTGGAGGCGGACCTGCTCGTCGCGCTGCGCGAGTCGCTGAGCGAGGGCATCGTCGCGGTGTCGGCGTCGGGCACCGTGGTGTACGTGAACGACGCGGCCCGCCGCCTGCTCGACCTGAAGTCGCCCGTGCCGTTCTCCGTCGACCATCTGCCGCGCGACCGCGATCTGCGCGAGACGCTGCGCGAAGCGCTCGCCGGACAGGAGGCGGGGCCGGTGGAGCTCATTGTCTCGGGTCGGCACCTCGCGCTCGCCGCGCACCCGCTGGCCGATGCCGCGGGCGCGGCGCTCACCGTGTTCGACCTCGGGCCCATGCGCCGGCTGGAGGCGATCCGGCGCGACTTCGTGGCGAACGTGTCGCACGAGCTGAAGACGCCGCTCACGGTGGTCGGCGGCTTCGCCGAGACGCTCGCCGACGACGACGTCGCGCCGGCGGATCGGCGCCGCTTCGCCGAGACGATCCGCGTCAACGCGCAGCGCATGCAGCGCATCGTCGACGAGCTGCTCGACCTGTCGCGCATCGAGAGCGGCGGCTGGCGCCCGATGCCGGAACGGCTCGACGTCGCGACCGCGGCGGAGGAAGCTTCGGTCACCGCGCGCGACGCGGCGGCGGCGAAGCGCGTCGGCTTCGCCGTGCTCGTCGAGCCGGGCGCCGCGCGCGCGTGGGCCGACGCGACGGCGCTGCGCCAGGTGCTCACGAACCTCGTGGAGAACGCGGTGCGGCACACGGCGAGCGGCGCGGTCACCGTGGTCGCGCGGCGCGACGACACGCGACGCGGCGTGTGGATCGGCGTCCGCGACACCGGCTGTGGCATCGAGCCGGAGCACCTGCCGCGCATCTTCGAGCGGTTCTACCGTGTGGACCCGGCGCGCTCGCGCGAGGCCGGCGGCACCGGGCTCGGTCTGTCGATCGTGAAGCATCTCGTGGAGGCGCACGGCGGTGAGGTGCGCGCGACGAGCGCGCCGGGCGCGGGCACGACGATCGAGGGATTCTTTCCCGACGCCGCTAACCACGGCACGTAG
- a CDS encoding Ppx/GppA phosphatase family protein, with translation MEMMRSNDGAPAATNGSDAVRIAAIDIGSNSIRQIVADVSPDGKIRVADEMKAMPRLGAGVDATGELAEASMQAALAELSRMATLARQVGANRIEAVATSAVRDAANGGAFLERVRMETGLRVRLLSGEEEARLAFRSALAHFELGVGRTVVMDIGGGSLELAFAADGLLDCLESFPFGAIRTTDQFLGERPRDRDVKMLRREVRRAVREHVPLKEWHKARVIGSGGTFTNLASIMNTRLGLQDAPNGHGTVVTRGDVEETLDMLAAMSAAERAAVPGLNPDRADIIVAGLAVAAEVLDLLEARELHVSAYGIREGLLLEAARVEPRAADPGEARERSVREFAERCHYEAPHAEQVRKLALQLYDQLAARLGCEPGDREILADAALLHDVGYHISYERHHKHSYHLILHADFVGMTPAEQAAVANVARYHRGAPPKKTHENYGSLDRSLRRRIKRLAALLRLADGLDRGHVAAVERVQATVEKTRLLLHLVPVPDATSLRLESWGADRKAELLAKLLDVDVEVEA, from the coding sequence ATGGAAATGATGCGTTCCAACGACGGCGCCCCCGCGGCGACGAACGGCAGCGATGCGGTGCGGATCGCCGCGATCGACATCGGATCGAACTCCATCCGGCAGATCGTCGCCGACGTCAGCCCCGACGGAAAGATCCGGGTCGCCGACGAGATGAAGGCGATGCCGCGCCTCGGCGCCGGCGTCGACGCGACCGGCGAGCTCGCGGAGGCGTCGATGCAGGCGGCGCTCGCCGAGCTGTCGCGCATGGCGACGCTCGCGCGGCAGGTCGGCGCGAATCGCATCGAGGCCGTGGCGACGAGCGCCGTGCGCGACGCGGCGAACGGCGGCGCATTCCTCGAGCGCGTGCGCATGGAGACGGGGCTCCGCGTGCGGCTCCTCAGCGGCGAGGAGGAGGCGCGGCTCGCGTTCCGCTCCGCGCTCGCGCACTTCGAGCTCGGCGTCGGCCGCACCGTCGTGATGGACATCGGGGGCGGGTCGCTGGAGCTCGCGTTCGCGGCTGACGGACTGCTCGACTGCCTCGAGTCGTTTCCGTTCGGCGCCATCCGCACCACCGACCAGTTCCTCGGCGAGCGTCCGCGCGACCGCGACGTGAAGATGCTGCGCCGCGAGGTGCGGCGCGCGGTGCGCGAGCACGTGCCGCTGAAGGAGTGGCACAAGGCGCGGGTCATCGGCTCGGGCGGCACGTTCACGAACCTCGCGTCGATCATGAACACGCGCCTCGGCCTGCAGGATGCGCCTAACGGCCACGGCACCGTGGTGACACGCGGCGACGTGGAGGAGACGCTCGACATGCTCGCCGCGATGTCCGCCGCCGAGCGCGCCGCGGTGCCGGGGCTCAATCCCGACCGCGCCGACATCATCGTCGCCGGGCTCGCCGTCGCCGCGGAAGTGCTCGACCTGCTCGAGGCGCGCGAGCTGCACGTCTCGGCGTACGGCATCCGCGAGGGGCTGCTGCTGGAGGCGGCGCGCGTGGAGCCGCGCGCCGCGGACCCGGGCGAGGCGCGCGAGCGCTCGGTGCGCGAGTTCGCGGAGCGCTGCCACTACGAGGCACCACACGCCGAGCAGGTGCGCAAGCTCGCGCTGCAGCTCTACGACCAGCTCGCGGCGCGGCTGGGCTGCGAGCCGGGCGACCGCGAGATCCTCGCCGACGCCGCGCTGCTGCACGACGTGGGCTACCACATCAGCTACGAGCGCCATCACAAGCACTCGTACCACCTCATCCTGCACGCCGACTTCGTGGGCATGACGCCGGCCGAGCAGGCCGCCGTGGCGAACGTCGCGCGCTACCACCGCGGCGCGCCGCCGAAGAAGACGCACGAGAACTACGGCTCGCTCGACCGCTCGCTGCGCCGCCGCATCAAGCGGCTCGCCGCGCTGCTCCGCCTCGCCGACGGGCTCGATCGCGGGCACGTGGCCGCCGTGGAGCGCGTGCAGGCGACCGTGGAGAAGACCCGGCTGCTCCTCCACCTCGTGCCGGTTCCCGACGCGACGTCCTTGCGCCTCGAGTCGTGGGGCGCCGACCGGAAGGCCGAGCTGCTCGCGAAGCTGCTCGACGTCGACGTCGAGGTGGAGGCCTAA
- the ppk1 gene encoding polyphosphate kinase 1, translating to MTPKLPPTALFINRELSWLEFNARVLHEATDPRVPLLERVKFLSIFSTNLDEFYMVRVAGLRRKVAQGMAQYPPDGLTPAEQLAAIRRRVSELLARRDACLYGQLLPLLASNGIELKRMSELSPPEWMAVDEFFESQVFPVLTPLAVDPGHPFPYISNLSLSLAVELRDPDQGTEHFARVKVPRSLPRLVPTGTPHHFVPLEELIGANLPALFPGMEVLRWFAFRITRYSDLDLGQIDQMEDLLDTVEQQVFRRRFGEVVRIELQEGMPEGLRTLLLEELNDVETQAVSALTLDDVHEGGRLLELGDLMALTQLELPELKDAPFTPLVPGVLRDTARSIFDIVRERDLLVHHPFQSFDASVERFIEEAARDEHVIAIKLTLYRTSGDTEIVTALADAAQAGKQVAVLVELQARFDEVNNINWARTLERYGVHVAYGLPGLKTHCKTALVVRRDPDGVVRRYVHLGTGNYNSKTARLYTDIGLFTANASIGSDASDLFNALTGFSRQRLYRKLLVAPANMRARLLSLIEREAAHARAGRSARIVAKMNALVDPETIGALYAASQAGVDIALIVRGICCLRPQVPDVSERIRVQSIVGRFLEHSRLFYFANDGQAEYYIGSADWMPRNFDRRVEAIVPVEDPALHAPLRALLDTCLADNRQAWDLAADGTYTQRRPLDDEPERATHRILLRDPWGQVHEGVREAPPTEDEQLLMRTTEHSARW from the coding sequence GTGACCCCGAAGCTCCCGCCGACCGCGCTGTTCATCAACCGCGAGCTCTCGTGGCTCGAGTTCAACGCGCGCGTGCTGCACGAGGCGACGGATCCACGCGTGCCGCTGCTCGAGCGCGTGAAGTTCCTGTCGATCTTCAGCACGAACCTGGACGAGTTCTACATGGTCCGGGTGGCGGGACTGCGGCGGAAGGTCGCGCAGGGCATGGCGCAGTATCCGCCGGACGGGCTCACGCCGGCGGAGCAGCTCGCGGCGATCCGGCGGCGCGTGAGCGAGCTGCTCGCGCGACGCGATGCGTGCCTGTACGGGCAGCTCCTGCCGCTGCTCGCGTCGAACGGCATCGAGCTCAAACGCATGTCGGAGCTGTCGCCGCCGGAGTGGATGGCGGTCGACGAGTTCTTCGAGTCGCAGGTGTTCCCGGTGCTCACGCCGCTCGCCGTCGATCCCGGGCACCCGTTCCCGTACATCTCGAACCTGTCGCTGTCGCTCGCCGTCGAGCTGCGCGACCCCGATCAGGGCACCGAGCACTTCGCGCGCGTGAAGGTGCCGCGCTCGCTGCCGCGTCTCGTGCCGACCGGCACGCCGCACCACTTCGTGCCGCTCGAGGAGCTCATCGGCGCGAACCTGCCGGCGCTGTTCCCCGGCATGGAGGTGCTGCGCTGGTTCGCGTTCCGCATCACGCGCTACTCGGACCTCGACCTCGGGCAGATCGACCAGATGGAGGACCTGCTCGACACGGTGGAGCAGCAGGTCTTCCGCCGCCGGTTCGGCGAGGTCGTGCGCATCGAGCTGCAGGAAGGGATGCCGGAGGGGCTCCGCACGCTGCTGCTCGAGGAGCTGAACGACGTCGAGACGCAGGCCGTGAGCGCGCTCACGCTCGACGACGTGCACGAGGGCGGTCGGCTGCTGGAGCTCGGCGACCTCATGGCGCTCACGCAGCTCGAGCTGCCGGAGCTGAAGGACGCGCCGTTCACGCCGCTCGTCCCGGGCGTGCTGCGCGACACCGCGCGGTCGATCTTCGACATCGTCCGCGAGCGCGACCTGCTCGTGCACCACCCGTTCCAGTCGTTCGACGCCTCGGTGGAACGGTTCATCGAGGAGGCCGCGCGCGACGAGCACGTCATCGCCATCAAGCTCACGCTCTACCGCACGTCCGGCGACACGGAGATCGTGACCGCGCTCGCCGACGCGGCGCAGGCGGGGAAGCAGGTCGCGGTGCTCGTGGAGCTGCAGGCGCGGTTCGACGAGGTGAACAACATCAACTGGGCGCGCACGCTGGAGCGCTACGGCGTGCACGTGGCGTACGGCCTCCCCGGGCTCAAGACGCACTGCAAGACGGCGCTCGTCGTACGGCGCGACCCGGACGGGGTGGTGCGCCGCTACGTGCACCTCGGCACGGGGAACTACAACTCGAAGACGGCGCGGCTGTACACCGACATCGGGTTGTTCACCGCGAACGCGAGCATCGGCTCCGACGCGTCGGATCTGTTCAACGCGCTCACCGGCTTCTCGCGGCAGCGCCTCTATCGCAAGCTGCTCGTCGCGCCGGCGAACATGCGCGCACGTCTGCTGTCGCTCATCGAGCGCGAGGCGGCGCATGCGCGCGCGGGGCGGAGCGCGCGCATCGTCGCGAAGATGAACGCGCTCGTCGACCCGGAGACGATCGGCGCGCTGTACGCGGCGTCGCAGGCCGGCGTGGACATCGCGCTCATCGTGCGCGGCATCTGCTGCCTGCGGCCGCAGGTGCCCGACGTGAGCGAGCGCATTCGCGTGCAGAGCATCGTCGGGCGGTTCCTCGAGCACTCGCGGCTGTTCTACTTCGCGAACGACGGCCAGGCGGAGTACTACATCGGCTCGGCCGACTGGATGCCGCGCAACTTCGACCGCCGGGTCGAGGCGATCGTGCCGGTGGAGGATCCCGCGCTGCACGCGCCGCTCCGCGCGCTGCTCGACACGTGCCTCGCCGACAACCGGCAGGCGTGGGACCTCGCCGCCGACGGCACGTACACGCAGCGCCGCCCGCTCGACGACGAGCCGGAGCGCGCGACGCACCGCATCCTGCTGCGCGACCCGTGGGGGCAGGTGCACGAGGGCGTCCGCGAGGCGCCGCCCACCGAGGACGAGCAGCTGCTCATGCGCACCACCGAGCACTCGGCGCGCTGGTGA
- a CDS encoding inorganic phosphate transporter translates to MVTYVVAIIVIAFIFDFSNGFHDSANSIATIVGTRVLSPFAAVVWAAVFNFSALFVVKTAVAKAVATGFVDNAIVEPNVMCAALLGAIAWNIITWYFGIPSSSSHALIGGLAGAALAKAGTAGITFGTKWIQTLSAIAISPVLGALMGFLLMLAVFNLFRFFTPARVDRVFRRGQLISSGLLSLAHGGNDAQKTMGIIVGLLASAPVRTAMEGRTGWMQYLYVARPDVVPPLWVEAAAYLAISLGTLFGGWRIVHTMGSRITRLRPVGGFCAETGGAIVILTASQFGIPVSTTHTITGSIVGVGATNRLSAVRWGIAGRIVWAWILTIPAAGIIAALSFWILRAVLPFQF, encoded by the coding sequence TTGGTCACCTACGTCGTCGCGATCATCGTCATCGCGTTCATCTTCGACTTCAGCAACGGCTTCCACGACTCCGCGAACTCCATCGCGACCATCGTCGGCACGCGGGTGCTCAGCCCGTTCGCCGCGGTGGTGTGGGCGGCGGTCTTCAACTTCTCGGCGCTGTTCGTGGTGAAGACCGCGGTCGCGAAGGCGGTCGCCACGGGATTCGTCGACAACGCGATCGTGGAGCCGAACGTGATGTGTGCCGCGCTGCTCGGCGCGATCGCGTGGAACATCATCACGTGGTACTTCGGCATCCCGTCGAGCTCCTCGCACGCGCTCATCGGCGGGCTCGCCGGCGCCGCGCTCGCGAAGGCGGGCACCGCGGGGATCACGTTCGGCACGAAGTGGATCCAGACGCTCAGCGCGATCGCCATCAGCCCGGTGCTCGGCGCGCTCATGGGCTTCCTGCTGATGCTCGCGGTGTTCAACCTGTTCCGCTTCTTCACGCCGGCGCGCGTCGACCGTGTGTTCCGCCGCGGGCAGCTCATCTCCTCCGGACTACTGTCGCTCGCGCACGGCGGCAACGACGCGCAGAAGACGATGGGCATCATCGTCGGGCTGCTCGCCTCGGCGCCGGTGCGCACGGCGATGGAGGGGCGCACGGGGTGGATGCAGTACCTGTACGTCGCACGCCCCGACGTCGTGCCGCCGCTCTGGGTGGAGGCGGCCGCGTACCTCGCGATCTCGTTGGGCACGCTGTTCGGCGGCTGGCGCATCGTGCACACGATGGGCTCGCGCATCACGCGCCTGCGTCCGGTCGGCGGCTTCTGCGCGGAGACGGGCGGCGCGATCGTCATCCTCACCGCGTCGCAGTTCGGCATTCCGGTGAGCACGACGCACACGATCACCGGCTCGATCGTCGGCGTGGGCGCGACGAATCGCCTGTCGGCCGTGCGCTGGGGGATCGCGGGTCGCATCGTGTGGGCGTGGATCCTCACGATCCCCGCGGCCGGCATCATCGCCGCGCTGTCGTTCTGGATCCTGCGCGCCGTGCTGCCGTTCCAGTTCTGA